The following proteins are co-located in the Leptospira weilii genome:
- the sixA gene encoding phosphohistidine phosphatase SixA: MKIIIARHGEAETTSPNGTDRSRPLTSKGEADVHKMAIFFKIGFKITKIYHSPYERTTNTAKIYTDILHPEQETESLDYLKAGQDMSQICPIIREYSNSDTILLVGHSPDVSIFAEKLLGISGVGKSFLFSPGSALAINVPREKFHDGQIIWFICPDFLG, encoded by the coding sequence ATGAAGATTATCATTGCTAGACACGGGGAAGCGGAAACAACTTCTCCAAATGGAACCGATCGCTCAAGACCGCTTACCTCGAAAGGAGAAGCGGATGTGCACAAGATGGCGATTTTTTTTAAAATCGGTTTCAAGATCACAAAGATCTATCACAGTCCTTACGAAAGGACAACAAACACCGCGAAAATTTATACGGACATTCTTCATCCCGAACAAGAAACCGAATCATTGGACTATTTAAAAGCAGGCCAAGACATGTCCCAGATTTGTCCGATCATTCGAGAATATTCGAACTCGGATACGATTCTTTTGGTGGGGCATAGCCCGGACGTTTCTATATTTGCCGAAAAACTTTTAGGAATCAGCGGAGTTGGAAAGAGTTTTCTTTTTTCTCCGGGATCGGCTCTTGCGATCAACGTTCCTAGAGAAAAATTCCACGACGGTCAAATCATCTGGTTTATTTGTCCCGATTTTCTCGGTTGA
- a CDS encoding ABC-2 family transporter protein, producing the protein MFLNFTCQIQVGGKDQSGNPDFQIYVVFLFFAFWNTVLALFLPVSLLGEELENKTYIPILSRPVSSLTYIGGRSLGVLLLVFANGVFLIGTYLVKQWIGGEVFSWDLLKACFTMFSVFYFLILFGFVSVLSFGKNAAFFGGIALLVFSTFLDLFIYESVAANMIQTSDLKKQALEAIYWILPQEGTVFFFSSSLLAKSLSQVHYYGEYSLIQIGIWIALCFGFVKVVLDRKEL; encoded by the coding sequence CTGTTTTTGAATTTCACCTGTCAGATCCAGGTCGGCGGTAAGGATCAATCCGGAAATCCGGATTTTCAAATTTACGTCGTTTTTCTTTTTTTCGCGTTTTGGAACACGGTTCTTGCGCTGTTTCTTCCCGTTTCGCTTTTGGGAGAAGAGCTGGAAAATAAGACTTATATTCCGATTCTTTCAAGGCCCGTTTCTTCTTTGACTTATATCGGAGGAAGATCCTTGGGAGTTCTTTTGCTCGTTTTTGCAAACGGCGTTTTTTTAATCGGAACGTATCTCGTTAAACAGTGGATCGGCGGAGAAGTTTTTTCCTGGGATCTTTTGAAAGCTTGTTTTACGATGTTTTCCGTTTTTTACTTCCTGATTCTTTTCGGCTTTGTCTCGGTCCTCAGTTTCGGTAAAAATGCTGCGTTTTTTGGAGGAATTGCGCTGCTTGTTTTTTCCACCTTTTTGGATCTGTTCATTTATGAGTCCGTTGCGGCGAATATGATTCAAACTTCGGATTTAAAAAAACAAGCCTTGGAAGCGATATATTGGATTTTACCTCAGGAAGGAACTGTGTTCTTTTTTTCGAGTTCTCTTCTCGCAAAAAGTCTTTCGCAAGTTCATTATTACGGAGAATATTCCCTCATCCAAATCGGTATTTGGATCGCTCTTTGCTTCGGATTCGTAAAAGTTGTTCTGGACAGGAAAGAACTCTAA
- a CDS encoding ABC transporter permease: protein MNLYAIKSIYIFEMSRTWRTLFQSIASPVISTSLYFVVFGSAIGSRIQEVDGVGYGSFIVPGLIMLSLLTESIANSSFGIYFPKFTGTIYEILAAPVSMIEIVIGFVGAAATKSVILGTIMLATASLFVPVKIAHPFLMVLFLLLTSISFSLFGFIIGIWAENFEKLQIIPLLIITPLVFLGGSFYSVNMLPPFWQKLTLFNPVLYLVSGFRWSFYEIADVSVGLSLTMVFVFLSICLGLVWLIFRTGYKIKK from the coding sequence ATGAATCTATACGCAATCAAATCCATCTACATTTTCGAAATGTCCAGAACTTGGAGAACGCTCTTTCAAAGCATCGCTTCTCCCGTCATTTCCACTTCCTTATATTTCGTAGTTTTCGGATCGGCGATCGGTTCTAGGATTCAGGAAGTCGACGGAGTAGGTTACGGTTCCTTTATCGTTCCGGGCCTTATCATGTTGTCTTTATTGACGGAGAGTATTGCCAATTCTTCCTTTGGAATTTATTTTCCCAAGTTTACCGGAACGATTTACGAAATTCTCGCGGCGCCGGTTTCCATGATAGAAATCGTGATCGGTTTCGTAGGCGCCGCCGCAACAAAATCCGTGATTCTTGGTACGATCATGCTCGCCACCGCTTCCCTATTTGTTCCAGTGAAAATTGCACATCCCTTTCTGATGGTGCTCTTTCTACTTCTAACTTCGATCTCTTTCAGCTTATTCGGATTTATTATAGGAATCTGGGCCGAAAATTTCGAAAAGTTACAGATCATTCCCCTGCTTATCATCACCCCTCTTGTTTTTTTAGGCGGAAGTTTTTATTCGGTGAATATGCTTCCTCCTTTTTGGCAGAAATTGACTCTTTTTAACCCTGTTCTTTATTTAGTGAGCGGATTTCGCTGGAGCTTTTACGAGATAGCGGACGTCAGCGTGGGATTAAGCCTTACGATGGTTTTCGTATTTCTTTCGATCTGTCTCGGCCTGGTTTGGCTGATCTTCAGAACGGGATACAAAATTAAAAAATAG
- the rsmA gene encoding 16S rRNA (adenine(1518)-N(6)/adenine(1519)-N(6))-dimethyltransferase RsmA, with protein sequence MNSREYPFRKVSEIRKFLESKSSAPLKKWGQNFLIDPNAIRSILNCLSPDLLSTIDRILEIGPGLGAISHGLLDFRKPVTLFEIDPVYAHWLREYLPEFEIREGNALNFLHEYSQDSTYLFGNLPYYISSELTLSSVKNLKELKGAAFLVQKEFAKRISSEPSSIQFYLSAYGNWNLKKDVKAGAFYPRPNVDSSILEYKSSPVFEKQSGFIALECLCRTAFWGKRKKLTSSLKNAPIASLPVEVTSSENFSEEQFRNESVQSLENAGIDLNKRPEELRATDFHEAAQSLSIYISKILNIM encoded by the coding sequence ATGAACTCCAGAGAATACCCATTTCGAAAAGTTTCTGAAATCCGCAAATTTCTGGAGTCGAAATCCTCGGCCCCGTTAAAAAAATGGGGACAGAATTTTTTAATCGATCCGAATGCAATCCGATCCATTCTCAACTGTCTGAGCCCCGACCTTCTTTCGACAATTGATCGGATTTTGGAAATCGGTCCGGGACTCGGCGCAATCTCGCATGGATTACTCGACTTCCGAAAGCCGGTCACCTTATTCGAAATCGATCCGGTTTACGCACATTGGCTTCGGGAATATCTTCCGGAATTTGAAATCAGGGAAGGTAACGCTTTAAACTTTTTGCACGAATACTCCCAAGATTCGACTTATCTTTTCGGAAACCTCCCCTACTACATTTCTTCCGAACTGACTTTAAGTTCCGTTAAAAATTTAAAAGAACTCAAAGGCGCGGCGTTTCTCGTGCAAAAAGAATTTGCAAAAAGAATTTCAAGTGAACCTTCTTCGATTCAATTTTATCTTTCTGCGTACGGAAATTGGAATTTAAAGAAGGACGTCAAGGCCGGGGCTTTTTATCCGAGGCCGAACGTGGATTCCTCCATACTAGAATATAAATCTTCTCCTGTATTCGAGAAACAATCCGGATTTATCGCGCTCGAATGCCTTTGCAGAACCGCTTTCTGGGGAAAAAGAAAAAAACTGACTTCCTCTCTTAAAAACGCGCCAATCGCCTCCCTTCCCGTGGAAGTTACTTCCTCCGAAAATTTTTCGGAAGAACAGTTTCGAAATGAAAGCGTCCAATCTTTGGAAAACGCCGGCATCGATCTCAACAAAAGACCGGAAGAATTAAGAGCAACGGATTTTCACGAGGCAGCGCAATCTCTTTCGATTTATATATCAAAAATATTGAATATAATGTGA
- a CDS encoding SDR family NAD(P)-dependent oxidoreductase, with product MKSNRPRFAGKKVFISGGSSGIGKGLAVEFAKRGANVILSARNEKTLKTTVEELREIGHKNAIFDFAIADVSKFEQVQKAAKKALKVLSGLDLLICNSGYAKAGKIGDLKESDFYQLMDVNFFGHVNLVRAFQDHFLKQKYGDIVLVSSMLATFSIYGYGAYSASKFAITGFAQSLRQEMMFHGVRVKVFLPPTTDTPGLKKENQDKPDLVKEIEMGSAINTVHSVEKVANAFINWLPKRKFLGYATWDSWLQYFLVRHFPEWTLLIADAELRSAQKRLEQKGKIQTPKSE from the coding sequence ATGAAATCGAACCGTCCCCGATTTGCAGGCAAAAAAGTTTTTATTTCCGGAGGTTCCTCCGGAATCGGCAAAGGACTCGCCGTCGAATTCGCAAAACGGGGCGCAAACGTGATTCTCTCGGCCAGAAATGAAAAAACCCTGAAAACGACCGTAGAGGAATTGAGGGAGATAGGTCACAAAAACGCAATCTTTGACTTTGCGATTGCGGACGTCTCCAAATTCGAACAAGTCCAAAAAGCCGCAAAAAAGGCCCTAAAAGTTTTAAGCGGACTGGATCTTCTCATCTGTAACAGCGGTTATGCGAAAGCGGGAAAAATCGGCGACTTAAAGGAATCGGACTTTTATCAATTGATGGACGTGAATTTTTTCGGACACGTCAACTTGGTTCGAGCCTTTCAAGATCATTTCCTAAAACAAAAGTACGGAGACATCGTACTCGTCTCTTCCATGCTCGCTACGTTTTCCATATACGGTTACGGAGCGTATTCGGCGAGTAAATTTGCGATTACCGGTTTTGCGCAATCTTTGCGGCAGGAAATGATGTTTCATGGAGTTCGAGTGAAAGTTTTTCTTCCTCCAACTACCGATACCCCCGGTTTGAAAAAAGAAAATCAGGATAAACCCGATCTCGTAAAGGAAATCGAAATGGGTTCGGCGATCAACACGGTTCATTCCGTGGAAAAAGTGGCGAACGCATTTATAAACTGGCTGCCTAAAAGGAAGTTTTTAGGATACGCCACCTGGGATTCCTGGCTTCAATATTTTTTAGTTAGACATTTCCCGGAATGGACTTTGTTGATTGCGGATGCGGAATTGAGATCCGCACAAAAAAGGTTAGAGCAAAAAGGCAAAATCCAAACTCCCAAAAGCGAATAA
- a CDS encoding ABC transporter ATP-binding protein — MSEFAIEIDSIQKKYKEQHALKGVSFRVRQGSVFGLLGPNGAGKTSLVRILMGFSKQTEGDFRLFGLSFSPHLRKRIGYLPEKIAIPGFLTGEEFLSFCGKLAGIRGPSIRKKSKDLLEKTGIADAASKKVAGYSKGMLQRLGLASALIGDPELLILDEPGSGLDPKGYIDFRETLVEENKTKGTTVLLNSHRLLEVEKVCYEIGILNLGALAAIGPLESLKEGKNRILVKVESITSELDSYVRKISSELKIVENQIEFLPENEIDPRKIPAELVSLGANILKYERITESLEEVFLRVTGGSNE, encoded by the coding sequence ATGTCTGAATTTGCAATTGAAATCGATTCGATTCAAAAAAAATACAAGGAGCAACACGCTCTTAAGGGAGTGTCCTTTCGGGTTCGCCAAGGTTCCGTTTTCGGTCTTCTTGGTCCGAACGGAGCGGGAAAAACGAGTTTGGTTCGAATTCTTATGGGATTTTCCAAACAAACGGAAGGAGATTTTCGTTTGTTCGGGCTTTCATTCTCCCCTCATTTGCGGAAGAGAATCGGCTATCTCCCCGAAAAAATTGCTATCCCGGGATTTTTAACGGGGGAAGAATTTTTAAGCTTCTGCGGAAAGTTAGCCGGAATACGAGGTCCTTCCATCCGAAAAAAGTCTAAGGACCTTTTGGAAAAAACAGGTATTGCGGATGCCGCTTCGAAAAAAGTCGCCGGTTATTCCAAGGGAATGTTGCAAAGACTCGGGCTCGCATCCGCGTTGATCGGCGACCCGGAACTTTTGATCTTGGACGAGCCCGGTTCCGGTTTGGATCCGAAAGGTTATATCGATTTTCGAGAAACTCTTGTGGAGGAGAATAAAACGAAAGGCACGACAGTATTATTGAATTCTCATAGACTTTTGGAAGTGGAAAAGGTCTGTTATGAAATTGGAATTCTCAACTTGGGGGCTCTTGCCGCGATCGGGCCTTTGGAATCCTTAAAGGAAGGAAAGAATCGGATTCTGGTCAAAGTGGAATCGATAACTTCCGAGTTGGATTCTTACGTTCGTAAAATTTCTTCCGAACTAAAGATCGTCGAAAATCAGATCGAGTTTCTTCCGGAGAACGAAATCGATCCGAGAAAAATTCCCGCCGAACTCGTGAGTTTGGGCGCGAATATTCTAAAATACGAAAGAATTACGGAATCTCTCGAGGAAGTTTTTCTGAGAGTCACTGGGGGAAGTAATGAATAA
- a CDS encoding ABC transporter ATP-binding protein — MKPKTKSSIVSVNNLSKFYANGFQALKNVSLEIQDGEIIALLGPNGAGKTTLISIICGIVNPSEGSVRVSGKDILKDFRFTRSQIGLVPQELSVHAFESVWATVNFTRGLYGKPPNSDYIEELLKSLSLWEKKDHMILTLSGGMKRRVLIAKALAHEPRILFLDEPTAGVDVELRKDMWNIVRNLRENGVTIILTTHYIEEAEEIADRIGVINKGELILVEDKKELMQKLGKKQLLIDLTQTLKKIPTTLKTKGLEVVGNGKQLLYTYDSHGKQTGISALLQDLKKAKIEFKDLNTTQSSLEEIFVQLVRESQ; from the coding sequence ATGAAACCGAAAACGAAGTCATCCATTGTCTCCGTAAACAATCTTTCCAAATTCTACGCGAACGGATTTCAAGCGTTGAAAAACGTTTCTCTGGAAATACAGGACGGAGAAATCATCGCGCTTCTCGGTCCGAACGGAGCCGGTAAAACAACTCTGATTTCCATCATTTGTGGAATCGTAAATCCGAGCGAAGGTTCGGTGCGCGTTTCCGGAAAAGACATTCTCAAAGACTTTCGTTTTACGAGATCCCAAATCGGACTCGTTCCGCAGGAACTGAGTGTGCACGCGTTCGAATCCGTATGGGCGACCGTGAATTTTACGAGAGGATTGTACGGAAAACCGCCTAACTCCGATTATATTGAAGAACTTTTAAAGTCCCTTTCCCTTTGGGAAAAAAAAGACCACATGATTCTCACCCTTTCTGGCGGAATGAAACGTCGCGTTTTGATCGCCAAAGCGCTTGCGCACGAACCGAGGATTCTCTTTTTGGACGAACCTACCGCAGGAGTGGACGTTGAACTTAGAAAGGATATGTGGAATATCGTCCGGAATCTCCGCGAAAACGGGGTAACCATCATACTCACCACTCATTACATCGAAGAAGCCGAAGAAATCGCGGATCGAATCGGGGTGATCAATAAGGGTGAATTGATCCTTGTGGAAGATAAGAAAGAACTCATGCAGAAGCTCGGTAAAAAACAACTGTTAATCGATTTGACTCAAACTCTGAAAAAAATTCCGACGACTTTGAAAACGAAAGGGCTGGAAGTCGTAGGCAACGGAAAACAACTTCTTTACACGTATGATTCTCACGGAAAACAAACCGGAATCTCCGCTCTTCTTCAGGATCTCAAAAAGGCCAAAATCGAATTCAAAGATTTGAATACGACCCAAAGTTCTTTAGAGGAAATATTCGTTCAATTAGTAAGGGAATCACAATGA
- a CDS encoding ComEC/Rec2 family competence protein: MEKHIRNWLPCSAYSKISLGTFVGILIDLILPGTILLWVGICVMAISIGSFFKRRFQIAKYSIFGMLVFACVSTFFPARFQKNPQKNTSHVSQTNPFGKQEKIFQKKFREQVLLELKKADLKKNSNRVALGLIFGEAKQLSKEFKTKAKEGGILHLFAASGLHLGILMGIQYRLLRLIPSLGYKLPRIIPLLTGFLYLSALGYPVSLSRAWIFAGMLLFQGLFFRKLRSVDLLLGSAWILWIVDPPGFYTVSFCLSFGAVAGIFLFSYPIQVACSFLSDENRMTSFLKENLSVSFSAGLGTMPVLLFAFGSFSFGSILLNLIVVPLAGILLPILYFSLIIQKIKLTAFAEPFWSITEFLIQILIYLSETLSQSLGFYKEMGDAIWIGIAGWVLLCIGIFLHSHFMEKNFLRNTPKHKLTVSKMPSHKLSAEVSDRNSKGADPSPLDPDSAFPEIDNSIRKRKYEETTKNIQNLEYYQFENKRRFKKKSYPFFCVLFFISIFGIHVLLYQSPNLFPTENRIVNNRFFFILRNGDSLIFSGKCKYGYKTISNVFRISKKNYCDSTHKRPLKSIFVEEESCLIWAFQCLQDYPQTDMFYSGRDFELWSRTSRFHFLKSNPIREIFLSKESKILFFHTKKDSLFQLSQKTKTGGGWILLETPYGSRDDSEVWNRNRKLLGLSENWTFLEKDELQRIPISKSF; encoded by the coding sequence ATGGAAAAACATATCCGAAACTGGTTGCCTTGCTCCGCGTATTCAAAAATTTCCCTAGGAACATTTGTAGGGATCCTCATCGACTTAATCTTACCGGGTACGATCCTTCTATGGGTCGGAATCTGCGTAATGGCAATTTCGATCGGATCATTTTTTAAAAGACGGTTTCAAATAGCTAAATATTCCATTTTTGGAATGCTTGTATTCGCATGCGTTTCGACCTTTTTTCCGGCAAGATTCCAAAAAAATCCGCAGAAGAACACTTCCCACGTTTCCCAAACAAATCCTTTCGGAAAGCAGGAGAAAATTTTCCAAAAAAAATTCAGAGAACAAGTTTTACTCGAGTTAAAAAAAGCCGACCTGAAAAAAAACTCCAACCGAGTCGCCTTAGGACTTATTTTCGGAGAAGCAAAACAACTTTCCAAAGAATTCAAAACGAAAGCGAAAGAAGGAGGAATTCTACATTTGTTCGCAGCCTCAGGATTACATCTCGGAATATTAATGGGAATTCAGTATCGACTTCTAAGACTAATACCGAGTTTGGGATACAAGCTACCCAGAATCATTCCTCTGCTCACCGGATTTCTTTATCTGTCCGCTTTGGGTTATCCGGTTTCACTCTCAAGAGCCTGGATCTTTGCGGGAATGCTGTTGTTTCAAGGATTATTTTTTCGAAAATTACGATCGGTAGATTTGCTACTCGGTTCCGCCTGGATCTTATGGATCGTGGACCCTCCGGGATTTTATACGGTCTCGTTTTGTCTCTCTTTCGGGGCGGTAGCCGGAATATTCCTTTTTTCTTATCCGATTCAAGTCGCTTGTAGTTTTCTTTCCGATGAGAATCGAATGACCTCTTTCCTTAAAGAAAATCTATCGGTTTCATTTTCCGCCGGACTTGGAACAATGCCCGTGTTGTTATTTGCATTCGGATCCTTCAGCTTCGGGTCAATTTTATTGAACTTAATCGTGGTTCCTCTGGCGGGAATATTACTCCCGATACTTTATTTTTCTCTAATCATACAAAAGATAAAATTGACCGCCTTCGCCGAACCGTTTTGGTCCATTACGGAATTCTTAATTCAGATTTTGATCTACCTGTCGGAAACGCTATCGCAATCGCTCGGTTTTTACAAAGAAATGGGAGACGCGATTTGGATCGGAATCGCCGGCTGGGTCCTTCTCTGCATCGGAATATTTCTCCATAGTCATTTTATGGAAAAGAACTTTTTGCGGAACACTCCGAAACACAAGCTCACTGTATCAAAAATGCCAAGTCACAAGTTGAGCGCCGAAGTTTCCGACCGAAATTCGAAAGGCGCGGATCCTTCGCCCCTCGATCCAGATTCTGCATTTCCGGAAATCGACAATTCGATTCGCAAACGGAAATACGAAGAAACTACAAAAAACATTCAAAATTTAGAATATTATCAATTCGAAAATAAAAGAAGATTTAAGAAAAAATCGTATCCGTTTTTTTGTGTTTTGTTTTTTATTTCTATCTTCGGAATCCACGTTCTTCTATATCAGTCTCCGAACTTGTTTCCTACGGAAAATCGCATCGTAAACAATCGGTTTTTCTTTATTTTGAGGAACGGAGACTCTCTGATATTTTCCGGAAAATGTAAATATGGATATAAGACAATATCGAACGTATTTCGGATTTCGAAAAAAAATTATTGCGATTCTACTCACAAACGTCCCCTGAAAAGCATTTTCGTGGAAGAAGAATCCTGTCTCATCTGGGCCTTTCAATGTTTGCAAGACTACCCGCAAACAGACATGTTCTATTCGGGTCGTGATTTTGAACTTTGGAGCCGAACGAGTCGATTCCATTTTCTCAAATCGAATCCGATCCGAGAAATCTTTCTATCGAAAGAATCCAAAATTCTATTTTTTCATACGAAAAAGGATTCCCTCTTTCAACTCTCTCAAAAAACGAAAACGGGCGGCGGTTGGATTCTTTTAGAAACTCCTTACGGAAGCCGGGACGATTCAGAAGTCTGGAATCGAAACCGAAAACTGCTTGGGCTTTCGGAGAATTGGACGTTTCTGGAAAAAGATGAACTCCAGAGAATACCCATTTCGAAAAGTTTCTGA
- a CDS encoding HDOD domain-containing protein yields the protein MKIQWFHYEKEGYFLSVKNLNEPIESLNPLYLRITHFNRNIDKIIGFLLDRYLQYLDIIPLRECIFSILRETIMNAVKANQKRVIFREAGWDIKDPSQYETGMEKFKEKLISKKDLYADLLEQNGLYVLVTFGFNQNSFLLKVANNVGLLPEEDQRIQERISKARTYNNLSEVFENHGDESEGAGLGLAMSLLMLKNEGIEGDSYRIKSEEEITSAYIKIPFEFKKKNTNLQKTGEILSELDNLPTFPDNVNQIMSLINKPDSSIHNITELVGRDISLSANILKLANSASFSQRTKVENLEGAIKVIGLSELNSILLSLGTKKILEERYKEFESIWERSSLSAFICRRLGERMGWKKQTITVLVCAALLHDVGRVILLSLEPDMSEKISEILGNRLLPSPLTLEEAALGISHTTLGGMICEKWNFSDTIRVAAEMHHRPLLVKKEFQDAVFSIYLSDMIIDISRDLSDYFLIQSAVLQHFGFKKEAELDEFMKKTLQEYKELEKNS from the coding sequence ATGAAGATTCAATGGTTTCATTATGAAAAAGAAGGGTATTTTCTCTCCGTCAAAAATCTGAACGAACCGATTGAATCCCTCAATCCGCTTTATTTAAGAATCACTCACTTCAATCGAAACATCGATAAAATTATCGGTTTTTTATTGGATCGTTATCTTCAGTATTTGGACATCATACCTCTGAGAGAATGTATCTTTTCCATTTTAAGAGAAACTATCATGAACGCCGTGAAGGCGAATCAAAAGAGGGTGATTTTTAGGGAAGCGGGTTGGGATATCAAGGATCCGTCTCAATATGAGACTGGAATGGAAAAATTTAAGGAGAAATTGATCTCCAAGAAGGACCTCTATGCCGATCTTCTTGAACAAAACGGGTTGTACGTTCTCGTTACATTTGGTTTCAATCAGAATAGTTTTCTTCTAAAGGTTGCAAATAACGTTGGTCTTCTTCCCGAAGAGGATCAAAGGATTCAAGAAAGAATTTCGAAGGCGCGCACATATAACAATCTTTCGGAAGTTTTCGAAAATCATGGAGACGAATCGGAGGGGGCCGGTTTGGGACTTGCGATGTCTCTTCTGATGTTGAAAAACGAAGGAATCGAAGGAGATTCGTATCGGATCAAATCCGAGGAAGAAATCACTTCGGCTTATATCAAAATTCCTTTCGAATTTAAGAAAAAAAATACCAATCTTCAGAAAACGGGGGAGATTCTTTCCGAGTTGGATAATCTGCCCACTTTTCCCGACAATGTAAATCAGATCATGAGTCTGATCAATAAACCGGATTCTTCGATCCATAACATCACCGAACTTGTGGGCCGAGATATATCACTTTCTGCGAATATTCTAAAATTGGCAAATTCTGCTTCTTTTTCGCAGAGGACTAAGGTGGAAAATTTGGAAGGCGCGATCAAGGTTATCGGTCTTTCCGAATTGAACAGTATTCTTTTGAGTTTGGGAACGAAAAAGATTCTGGAAGAAAGATACAAAGAGTTCGAATCGATTTGGGAGCGGTCCAGCTTATCGGCGTTTATATGCAGACGTCTTGGGGAAAGGATGGGTTGGAAAAAACAGACAATCACGGTTCTGGTTTGTGCGGCTTTGTTACACGACGTGGGTCGAGTAATTTTGCTTTCTCTTGAACCCGATATGTCCGAAAAAATCTCCGAAATTTTGGGAAATCGGCTTTTACCCTCTCCGTTGACTCTGGAAGAGGCCGCATTAGGAATTTCTCATACGACTTTGGGAGGTATGATCTGTGAGAAGTGGAACTTTTCGGATACGATTCGGGTTGCCGCGGAGATGCATCACAGACCGCTTTTGGTTAAAAAGGAATTTCAAGACGCGGTGTTTTCGATTTATCTTTCTGACATGATCATCGATATTTCCCGAGACCTCTCCGATTATTTTCTGATTCAATCCGCCGTCCTTCAACACTTCGGTTTCAAAAAAGAAGCCGAGTTGGACGAATTTATGAAAAAAACTCTTCAGGAATATAAGGAACTCGAAAAAAACTCCTAA